One genomic window of Thermodesulfobacteriota bacterium includes the following:
- a CDS encoding indolepyruvate oxidoreductase subunit beta: MEGKVTNVLLSGVGGQGTILASDILCAVFQEAGYDVKKAEVHGMAQRGGDVTTHFRFGKKVYSPLIKYGDVDFLVAFELLEGLRYINWLKDEGKVLLNNQETYPPAVTRGTMKYPEDVVGTFRKFFDGNVFVVDGLSLAIQCGDSRAVNIVTLGAFSTFFDIPLEVWEKKLLEHLPPKVHGLNLKAFQEGRKALGG; this comes from the coding sequence ATGGAAGGGAAAGTGACGAACGTTTTGCTGTCGGGTGTGGGAGGGCAGGGGACCATCCTGGCCAGCGATATCCTCTGCGCGGTCTTTCAAGAAGCGGGCTACGATGTGAAGAAGGCCGAGGTCCATGGAATGGCTCAGAGGGGGGGAGATGTCACGACCCATTTCCGTTTCGGGAAGAAGGTCTACTCGCCCCTGATCAAGTATGGGGATGTGGACTTCCTGGTCGCCTTCGAACTTCTCGAGGGCCTGCGGTATATCAACTGGCTTAAGGACGAGGGCAAGGTCTTGCTCAACAACCAAGAGACCTATCCACCGGCCGTCACCCGGGGGACGATGAAGTATCCCGAGGATGTGGTCGGGACCTTTCGAAAATTCTTCGACGGAAATGTCTTCGTCGTCGACGGTCTGAGCTTAGCCATCCAGTGCGGGGATTCGAGGGCCGTCAATATCGTCACCCTCGGAGCCTTCTCGACCTTTTTCGACATTCCCTTGGAGGTATGGGAAAAGAAGCTTCTCGAACATCTTCCCCCGAAAGTTCACGGGCTCAACCTCAAAGCCTTCCAGGAGGGGAGAAAGGCCCTGGGGGGTTGA
- the iorA gene encoding indolepyruvate ferredoxin oxidoreductase subunit alpha: MEKVLQGNHAIARGAWEAGVKVACAYPGTPSSEIIFVIGTQYKDDIRAEWSVNEKVSLEVASGASIAGARAMASMKHVGLNVASDPLMTLSYTGVKGGLLVVVADDPYSHSSQNEQDSRHWARFGKMPMLEPADSQECKDFTKLAFDLSEQFDTPVLLRSETRVSHSFSIVKLGDRKESTIPIELNKKDAPKYTMVPIYVRQRRPLVEERMKKLEAFADTFPYNVMEINDPKIGVITSGVCYNYTKEVFPEYSYLKLGMVWPLPKKLIADFFKKVKKVIIVEELDPFLETEIRAMGFKIFHGKDVIPSIFELSPDIIERALKGKRYKAPKERIKVEELPGRPPNLCSGCSHRPLFYALKKLDLFVFGDIGCYTLAAAPPLNAIHTTICMGAGVGEAFGAGKVLGKEGLGKAVAVLGDSTFLHAGITPLLDIVYNKGNSTTIILDNRATGMTGLQEHPGTGYTITGEPAPMVDYEALCRALGVEHVRKVDPYNIKETMEIIKEEVERDAPSVIITVNGPCMLHRREKRTFEHPFYTIDVEKCRGCKMCLEIGCPAISWHEVSEEQAFTKDGHKRKGIVQINRLQCPGCGVCHQICKFEAIVPGQA; the protein is encoded by the coding sequence ATGGAAAAAGTTTTACAGGGTAACCATGCCATTGCAAGGGGAGCATGGGAGGCAGGGGTTAAGGTAGCTTGTGCTTATCCTGGCACACCGAGCAGCGAAATCATCTTCGTGATCGGAACCCAATATAAGGACGACATCCGGGCAGAGTGGTCGGTCAACGAGAAGGTCTCCCTCGAAGTGGCAAGTGGGGCATCTATTGCCGGCGCGAGGGCCATGGCCTCCATGAAGCATGTGGGTTTGAACGTGGCTTCAGACCCCCTCATGACCCTCTCCTATACGGGGGTCAAGGGCGGGTTGCTCGTCGTCGTCGCCGACGATCCCTACTCTCACAGCTCCCAAAACGAGCAGGATAGCCGCCACTGGGCAAGATTTGGGAAGATGCCCATGCTCGAGCCGGCCGATTCTCAGGAATGCAAAGACTTTACGAAACTTGCCTTCGACCTAAGCGAGCAGTTCGACACGCCGGTTCTGTTGCGAAGCGAGACAAGGGTCTCCCACTCCTTCTCGATCGTCAAGCTGGGAGACCGCAAGGAATCGACCATCCCGATTGAGCTGAACAAGAAGGATGCGCCCAAGTATACGATGGTGCCCATCTATGTTCGGCAGAGAAGGCCGCTCGTCGAGGAACGGATGAAGAAGCTCGAGGCCTTTGCCGACACCTTCCCCTATAATGTGATGGAGATCAACGATCCGAAGATCGGGGTGATCACGAGCGGGGTCTGCTACAATTACACCAAAGAAGTCTTTCCGGAGTATTCCTATTTGAAATTGGGCATGGTTTGGCCCCTCCCTAAGAAGCTGATCGCTGATTTCTTCAAAAAGGTGAAGAAGGTGATCATTGTGGAGGAGCTCGACCCCTTCCTCGAAACGGAGATCCGGGCCATGGGGTTCAAAATCTTCCACGGCAAGGATGTGATCCCGAGCATCTTTGAGCTCTCCCCGGATATCATCGAAAGGGCCTTGAAGGGGAAGCGGTATAAAGCCCCCAAAGAGCGCATCAAGGTCGAGGAGCTTCCTGGACGGCCCCCGAATCTATGCTCGGGCTGCTCCCATCGCCCCCTCTTCTATGCCTTAAAGAAACTCGACCTCTTCGTCTTCGGGGATATCGGGTGCTATACCCTCGCGGCTGCACCCCCCCTCAACGCGATTCACACGACCATCTGCATGGGGGCCGGGGTCGGAGAGGCCTTCGGCGCAGGAAAGGTCTTGGGGAAAGAGGGTCTCGGGAAGGCCGTTGCGGTATTGGGCGATTCCACGTTTTTGCATGCGGGCATCACGCCCTTATTGGATATCGTTTATAATAAAGGCAATTCGACGACCATCATCCTCGATAACCGGGCCACCGGCATGACGGGGCTTCAGGAACACCCGGGCACGGGCTATACGATCACAGGAGAGCCCGCCCCAATGGTCGACTATGAAGCCCTCTGCAGGGCCCTCGGGGTCGAACACGTCAGAAAGGTCGATCCTTATAACATCAAAGAGACCATGGAGATCATCAAAGAGGAGGTCGAAAGGGATGCCCCCTCGGTGATCATTACGGTCAATGGGCCCTGCATGCTCCATCGTAGGGAGAAGAGGACCTTTGAACATCCCTTCTATACCATCGATGTGGAGAAGTGCAGGGGATGCAAGATGTGCCTTGAGATCGGCTGCCCCGCCATCAGCTGGCACGAGGTCTCGGAGGAGCAGGCGTTCACGAAGGATGGTCATAAACGGAAGGGGATTGTCCAAATCAACAGGCTTCAGTGTCCAGGCTGCGGGGTCTGCCATCAGATCTGCAAATTCGAAGCGATCGTTCCGGGGCAGGCATAG
- a CDS encoding tetratricopeptide repeat protein, giving the protein MKVKKRIVKKKLKEPDELRTFATDVYLFLNQHLKKLLLSGGVLLLIILMVVFYRIWQERKEDEANQKYHVALDSYQTASLSYGEENPEDYKKPLSLFDDLVRSYPGTTAGRYSLLYKGTIHLRMGDYDQAISAYQNFLKKAKKDKIYRMLALEGIGYAYEGKKDYEKAVNAYSEIVKSGETPLWSTAHLHLARCYEKMGKKQESIESYKAFLGALPKSQAANLALKKVSMAGQ; this is encoded by the coding sequence ATGAAGGTGAAAAAGAGGATCGTCAAGAAGAAATTGAAAGAACCCGATGAGCTCAGGACGTTTGCAACGGACGTTTATCTCTTTTTGAATCAGCACCTCAAGAAGCTGCTTCTCAGCGGAGGCGTCCTTCTCTTGATAATCCTCATGGTTGTTTTTTACCGTATCTGGCAGGAGAGGAAGGAGGACGAGGCGAATCAGAAATATCATGTAGCCCTCGATTCTTACCAAACGGCGAGTCTCTCCTACGGTGAGGAGAACCCGGAAGATTATAAAAAACCCCTTTCCCTTTTCGACGATTTGGTCCGGTCCTATCCCGGGACTACGGCAGGAAGGTACTCCCTGCTCTATAAGGGCACGATCCACCTCCGAATGGGGGATTATGATCAGGCCATTTCAGCCTATCAGAATTTCCTAAAAAAGGCTAAAAAAGATAAAATTTATCGTATGTTAGCCTTAGAGGGGATAGGGTACGCCTACGAAGGCAAGAAGGATTACGAGAAGGCCGTAAATGCCTACTCAGAGATTGTCAAATCAGGAGAAACCCCCCTTTGGTCAACTGCCCACCTCCATCTCGCAAGGTGTTATGAAAAGATGGGTAAAAAGCAGGAATCTATAGAAAGTTATAAAGCTTTTTTAGGAGCCCTCCCCAAATCTCAAGCCGCCAATTTAGCCCTCAAAAAGGTTTCGATGGCCGGGCAATAA
- a CDS encoding DegT/DnrJ/EryC1/StrS family aminotransferase — protein sequence MEVPFFDLTRQYPKIEKEIRSVLDELFKTQQFILGPQVEAFEKAIASYCHVPYAVGVASGSDALLLSLMAVGVGPGDEVILPPYTFFATAGSVSRLGATPVFVDIDPETFNIDPSKISEKITPRTKAILPVHLYGQCADMDPILELARKKGLFVIEDAAQALGAEYLPRPDLPPRRAGSMGHLGCFSFYPTKNLGAFGDAGMVVTDDPGLAEKVKILRVHGSHPKYYHRWIGINSRLDTIQAAILLVKFHYLEQWTEERQKRAERYRAGLQEVASRVEGFRLPAIQFKNRHIFHQYVIRAPLRDELKKFLWEQGIGTDIYYPLPLHLQECYASLNHRKGDFPVSERASEETLALPIFPELTEAQQERVVEGIVTFYRKKGMWTG from the coding sequence TTGACCCGACAGTACCCGAAGATCGAAAAGGAGATTCGATCGGTCCTTGACGAACTCTTCAAAACGCAGCAATTCATCCTGGGCCCCCAGGTCGAGGCCTTCGAAAAGGCGATCGCAAGCTACTGTCACGTCCCATATGCAGTGGGCGTGGCCTCCGGGTCGGATGCCCTTCTGCTCTCGCTCATGGCGGTGGGCGTTGGGCCGGGGGACGAGGTGATCCTTCCTCCCTACACCTTCTTTGCCACCGCAGGTTCGGTCTCCCGGCTCGGGGCCACCCCGGTCTTCGTCGACATCGATCCAGAGACCTTCAACATCGACCCATCGAAGATCTCCGAAAAGATCACCCCGAGGACCAAGGCCATCCTTCCGGTCCATCTCTACGGCCAGTGTGCGGATATGGACCCGATCCTCGAACTGGCCCGGAAGAAGGGTCTCTTTGTGATCGAAGACGCGGCCCAGGCCCTCGGCGCGGAATATCTCCCCAGGCCCGATCTCCCTCCCCGAAGGGCGGGTTCCATGGGACATCTGGGCTGTTTCTCCTTCTACCCCACGAAGAACCTCGGGGCCTTCGGCGATGCCGGGATGGTCGTCACGGACGATCCAGGTCTGGCGGAGAAGGTGAAAATCCTGAGGGTTCATGGAAGCCACCCCAAATATTATCATCGGTGGATCGGAATCAACAGTCGTCTCGACACGATCCAAGCCGCCATTCTACTGGTGAAGTTCCATTACCTTGAACAATGGACCGAAGAGCGTCAGAAGAGGGCGGAACGTTATCGAGCCGGGCTTCAGGAGGTGGCCTCCCGCGTGGAGGGGTTTAGGCTACCCGCCATTCAATTTAAGAACCGGCACATCTTTCACCAATATGTGATTCGAGCCCCCTTGAGGGATGAGCTCAAAAAGTTCCTTTGGGAGCAGGGGATCGGAACGGACATCTACTATCCCCTTCCGCTCCATCTCCAAGAATGTTATGCTTCTTTAAACCATCGAAAGGGAGACTTTCCTGTCTCGGAGAGGGCCTCCGAAGAGACGTTGGCCCTCCCCATCTTTCCGGAACTCACCGAGGCGCAGCAGGAGAGGGTGGTGGAGGGAATCGTCACTTTCTACAGGAAGAAGGGGATGTGGACGGGATGA
- a CDS encoding insulinase family protein, protein MRPKRFLLSVAITVFVLLQLLPAVHAQELPRQFFLENGLKVILQENRTVPVVSLQLWVRVGSADEREEEAGMCHFIEHMIFKGTKRRGVGEMAREIESLGGSINAYTSYDHTVYYITIASRYAGTALDVLADAIQHSVFDPSELEKEREVILEEIRMGEDDPGRRLFRQTMALVFEHHPYGRPIIGYEKTIRAITREQMVAFFNRFYTPDRIFLVAVGDFDPAEMERWVRKAFGTFRRPSAPLPSRSREPEQKAVRVKLTHGRFQEVYLQMAVPIPSFTHEDMAGLELIEQLLGGGETSRLVQKVKLELGLVHSISASAYAPKDPGLFLIGATLQAEKVEKAVDAILKEIERFLQEGATAEELYRIKVNLESGLIYDRQTVQGQARKLGYYEAHTGNLAFEREYLSRLRFLQSEDLQRIAKRYFVPSRWSLSLLVPEEKAEALKGVDLPGLVERRKEPLASIQEKKPGQPTKVVLQNGIRLVLMENRHLPIVSVYLTFLAGVRFEEESNNGINHFLSVMLTKGTERRGSLEIAKTVERMAGSLSGFSGYNSFGLQFTFLSQHLEEALSLLGEVIRQPSFDAGEMEKRRRSLLASIRMEEDDLDRMAFKLFRKVLYQKHPYRLDKMGTIESVQRITRDDMMAYYRRMALPGNMVITVVGDIDVDRTVALLEREFGGLAKIPFVPPEVPQEPPLVGVRRSEMVRESKQAHLILGFHGGTLLGKERYALDVLDAALSGMGGRLFYQLRDKESLAYSLSFVSHVNLDPGYLCVYLGTHPDKVETAISSILRELRKIKEEGLSEEEVERAKRYLIGNFEIGLQTNGAFASRMGLDELLGLGYEHHLRYPAEIQRVTRDEVHRVAQKYFNLDAYALALIRPPHSRRP, encoded by the coding sequence ATGAGGCCCAAACGTTTTCTCCTTTCCGTTGCGATCACGGTTTTCGTCCTCCTTCAACTTCTCCCTGCGGTCCACGCCCAGGAGCTACCCCGCCAGTTCTTTCTTGAAAATGGGCTGAAGGTGATCCTTCAAGAGAACCGGACCGTCCCAGTCGTCTCCCTTCAACTCTGGGTGAGGGTGGGCAGTGCCGATGAGCGGGAGGAAGAGGCGGGCATGTGCCACTTCATCGAGCACATGATCTTCAAGGGCACGAAACGCCGGGGGGTCGGAGAGATGGCGAGGGAGATCGAATCTCTGGGCGGCTCGATCAATGCCTATACCTCCTATGACCACACGGTCTATTACATCACCATCGCTAGTCGCTATGCCGGGACCGCCCTCGATGTGTTAGCCGATGCGATTCAGCATTCCGTCTTCGATCCCTCGGAACTCGAAAAAGAGAGGGAGGTTATCCTCGAGGAGATTCGGATGGGAGAAGACGACCCCGGCAGGCGGCTCTTCCGACAGACGATGGCCCTTGTCTTCGAACATCACCCCTATGGAAGGCCGATCATCGGATACGAAAAGACCATCAGGGCGATCACCCGGGAACAGATGGTAGCCTTTTTCAACCGATTTTATACCCCCGACCGGATCTTTCTGGTCGCGGTGGGCGATTTCGACCCTGCCGAGATGGAACGGTGGGTCCGGAAGGCCTTCGGGACCTTCCGCCGCCCCTCGGCCCCCCTCCCATCCAGATCGAGGGAGCCTGAGCAGAAGGCGGTCCGGGTGAAGCTGACGCACGGTAGATTTCAGGAGGTCTATCTCCAGATGGCCGTGCCCATCCCCTCCTTCACCCACGAGGATATGGCTGGATTGGAGCTGATCGAACAGCTCCTCGGAGGCGGGGAGACCTCCCGGTTGGTCCAGAAGGTGAAGCTTGAATTGGGACTGGTCCACTCCATTTCGGCCTCGGCCTATGCCCCTAAGGATCCTGGCCTCTTTCTCATCGGGGCGACCCTTCAGGCCGAGAAGGTGGAGAAGGCGGTCGATGCGATCCTGAAGGAGATCGAGCGATTCCTCCAAGAAGGGGCGACGGCTGAAGAGCTCTACCGGATAAAAGTCAACTTGGAGAGCGGCCTCATCTACGATCGCCAGACCGTCCAGGGCCAGGCGAGGAAATTGGGCTATTACGAGGCCCACACCGGCAATCTCGCCTTCGAAAGGGAGTACCTGAGCCGCCTCCGTTTTCTCCAGAGCGAAGACCTTCAGAGGATCGCGAAGAGATATTTCGTCCCCTCGCGATGGAGCCTCAGTCTCTTGGTGCCGGAAGAAAAGGCCGAGGCCTTGAAGGGGGTGGACCTCCCCGGCCTGGTCGAAAGAAGAAAAGAACCTTTGGCCTCGATCCAGGAGAAGAAACCCGGCCAGCCGACCAAGGTCGTCCTCCAAAACGGGATCCGCCTCGTCCTCATGGAGAACCGACATCTTCCGATCGTCTCGGTTTACCTGACGTTTCTGGCCGGCGTCCGGTTCGAGGAAGAGTCGAACAACGGGATAAACCACTTTCTCTCGGTGATGCTCACCAAGGGGACGGAGAGACGGGGAAGCCTCGAAATCGCAAAGACGGTCGAGAGGATGGCGGGGAGCCTGAGCGGATTCTCCGGGTATAACAGTTTTGGGCTCCAGTTCACCTTTTTAAGTCAACATCTCGAGGAGGCCCTTTCCCTCCTCGGAGAGGTGATCCGCCAGCCAAGCTTCGACGCCGGCGAGATGGAGAAGAGAAGGCGCTCCCTCCTCGCCTCCATCCGCATGGAGGAGGACGATCTCGATCGGATGGCCTTTAAGCTCTTCCGAAAGGTCCTCTACCAGAAACATCCTTATCGCCTGGACAAGATGGGGACGATCGAATCGGTTCAGAGGATCACCCGGGATGATATGATGGCCTATTACCGGAGGATGGCCCTCCCCGGGAATATGGTCATCACCGTGGTGGGCGATATCGATGTCGACCGGACCGTGGCCCTTCTTGAGAGGGAGTTTGGGGGGCTTGCGAAGATCCCCTTTGTGCCCCCTGAGGTGCCCCAGGAACCCCCGCTCGTCGGGGTCAGGAGGTCCGAGATGGTGAGGGAATCGAAACAGGCCCATCTGATCCTCGGCTTTCACGGCGGCACCCTCCTGGGCAAGGAACGTTATGCCCTCGACGTCTTGGATGCAGCGCTTTCGGGGATGGGGGGGAGGCTCTTTTACCAGCTGAGGGATAAGGAGAGCCTCGCTTACTCCTTATCGTTTGTCAGCCATGTCAACCTCGACCCTGGTTATCTCTGCGTCTATCTGGGAACCCATCCCGATAAGGTCGAGACGGCCATCTCCAGCATCCTCCGGGAGTTGAGGAAGATCAAAGAGGAGGGCCTGAGCGAAGAGGAAGTGGAGCGGGCCAAGCGATACCTCATCGGCAATTTTGAGATCGGGCTCCAGACCAATGGCGCCTTTGCAAGCCGGATGGGTCTCGATGAACTCTTAGGCCTTGGGTACGAACATCACCTGCGCTATCCTGCGGAGATCCAGAGAGTGACCCGGGATGAGGTCCACCGGGTCGCCCAAAAGTACTTCAATCTCGATGCCTATGCCCTCGCTCTCATCCGGCCTCCCCATTCAAGACGGCCATGA
- a CDS encoding DNA-3-methyladenine glycosylase 2 family protein has translation MTSRLRVEDFSLKDSLECGQFFRFVKNGEAYLIQASDQIFSIRQKGDLLYYEGVEESFLVHFFRLDEDRPSLLKEIDVDPLIRGAIKRYPGLRLIRQDPWECLVSFLLSSAKRIGHIRCLIESLCRACGEKGSYGSFVGYGFPDPERLRASLSLDEVRAGFRKAYLFKIGQTVERADLFRLKGLPYEEARQRLLGLAGVGKKIADCVLLYSLDFLQAFPIDTWIRKGLQRFYFKGREVGPRELEVFVREHFGPYAGYAQLFLYYDWRSRFRSD, from the coding sequence ATGACCTCAAGGCTCAGGGTCGAGGATTTTTCCCTGAAAGATAGCCTGGAGTGCGGCCAATTCTTCCGTTTTGTCAAGAACGGGGAGGCCTACTTGATCCAGGCTTCGGACCAGATCTTTTCGATCCGGCAGAAGGGGGATCTCCTTTATTACGAGGGCGTCGAGGAGTCCTTTCTCGTCCATTTTTTTAGGCTTGATGAAGACCGGCCATCCCTTCTGAAAGAGATCGACGTAGATCCCCTGATCCGTGGGGCGATCAAAAGATATCCAGGGTTGAGGCTGATCCGGCAGGACCCTTGGGAATGTCTGGTCTCTTTCCTACTCTCTTCGGCAAAACGGATCGGCCACATCCGTTGCCTGATCGAGTCCCTGTGCAGGGCCTGCGGAGAGAAAGGCTCCTATGGGTCCTTCGTCGGGTATGGGTTTCCAGACCCCGAGAGGCTCCGGGCCTCCCTCTCCCTTGATGAGGTCAGGGCCGGGTTCCGCAAGGCCTATCTCTTTAAGATCGGTCAAACCGTTGAACGGGCCGATCTCTTTCGACTGAAAGGGCTTCCCTACGAGGAGGCGAGGCAGAGGCTTCTGGGCCTCGCCGGGGTGGGAAAGAAGATCGCCGACTGCGTCCTCCTCTACTCCCTCGACTTCCTCCAAGCCTTTCCCATCGATACGTGGATCAGAAAAGGTCTTCAGAGGTTCTATTTTAAGGGGAGGGAGGTCGGCCCGAGGGAGCTGGAGGTCTTCGTCCGGGAACATTTCGGTCCCTATGCGGGTTACGCCCAGCTCTTTCTCTATTACGATTGGCGAAGCCGGTTCAGGTCCGATTAG
- a CDS encoding nucleotide sugar dehydrogenase, with the protein MRRRSDANLEGLIEKILEKRALVGVIGLGYVGLPLAVEFCEVGFHVMGFDTDPQKVSALKKGQSYIRSVPSTQIASYRKEGLFNATGDFGRLSDPDCLLICVPTPLTEKREPDLQYIEKTTEAIRACLRKGQLIVLESTTYPGTTEELLLPRLESTGLRVGNDYFLGYSPEREDPGNKSFTTSKIPKVVSGVTPSCRKAVETLYGQVIEKIVPVSSPRVAELTKLLENIYRSVNIALVNELKMLTDRMGIDIWEVIEAASTKPFGFTPFYPGPGMGGHCIPIDPFYLSWKAQEYDFATRFILLAGEVNVSVPYFVVNKIQDALNQRKKSLKGSKILILGVAYKRDVDDARESPALAIMDLLRKKGASLLYHDPYIPVLPPFRRYSFNLRSAPLTRSLLQRVDAVVVITDHTSIDYEWVVAHAPLTIDTRNVTGGFKRWQHKIVKA; encoded by the coding sequence ATGAGAAGACGCTCCGATGCCAACTTGGAAGGCCTCATCGAGAAGATCCTCGAAAAAAGAGCGCTCGTCGGTGTCATCGGCCTCGGCTACGTGGGCCTGCCGCTGGCCGTCGAGTTCTGTGAGGTGGGGTTCCATGTCATGGGGTTCGACACCGACCCCCAAAAGGTCTCGGCCTTAAAAAAGGGGCAGAGCTATATCCGATCGGTCCCATCGACCCAGATCGCCTCCTACCGGAAGGAGGGCCTGTTCAACGCCACCGGAGATTTCGGCCGCCTTTCGGATCCCGATTGTCTCCTGATCTGCGTCCCGACCCCCCTCACGGAGAAGCGGGAACCCGACCTTCAATACATCGAAAAGACCACGGAGGCCATTCGAGCCTGTCTGCGAAAAGGGCAGCTTATCGTCCTGGAGAGCACCACCTATCCCGGGACGACCGAAGAGCTGCTCCTTCCGAGGCTGGAGTCGACCGGGCTCAGGGTCGGAAATGACTACTTCCTCGGATACTCCCCGGAGAGAGAAGATCCCGGGAACAAAAGCTTCACCACCTCCAAGATCCCTAAAGTCGTCTCGGGGGTCACCCCCTCCTGCAGAAAGGCGGTGGAAACTTTATATGGTCAGGTCATCGAGAAGATCGTTCCGGTCTCCTCCCCCCGTGTAGCGGAATTGACCAAGCTCCTCGAAAATATCTACCGAAGCGTGAACATTGCTTTGGTGAACGAGCTGAAGATGCTCACCGACCGGATGGGCATCGACATTTGGGAGGTGATCGAGGCCGCCAGCACCAAACCCTTCGGGTTCACCCCCTTCTACCCCGGACCTGGGATGGGAGGCCATTGCATCCCGATCGATCCTTTCTATCTCTCCTGGAAGGCCCAGGAGTACGATTTCGCCACTCGATTTATCCTGCTGGCGGGAGAGGTCAACGTCAGCGTGCCCTATTTCGTCGTCAATAAGATCCAGGATGCCCTCAACCAGCGGAAGAAGAGTCTGAAGGGGTCCAAGATCCTCATCCTCGGGGTGGCCTACAAGAGGGACGTCGACGATGCCAGGGAGTCGCCCGCGCTGGCCATCATGGATCTTCTGAGGAAAAAGGGGGCATCGCTCCTCTACCACGATCCCTACATCCCTGTCTTGCCCCCCTTCCGGAGGTATTCCTTCAACCTCCGTTCGGCCCCGCTGACCCGCTCCCTTCTCCAGCGCGTCGATGCGGTCGTCGTCATCACGGATCACACCTCGATCGACTATGAGTGGGTCGTCGCCCACGCGCCTCTGACGATCGATACCCGAAACGTCACCGGAGGTTTCAAACGGTGGCAGCACAAGATCGTCAAGGCCTAA